The following coding sequences lie in one Miscanthus floridulus cultivar M001 chromosome 9, ASM1932011v1, whole genome shotgun sequence genomic window:
- the LOC136479317 gene encoding uncharacterized protein, whose amino-acid sequence MRVHWCLPSERKLAKAEPDWLLMLVYNNSLEVLANLFMPFWHTWNIRNKVIHEGTPPFIASSVTFLTRYMDSLLIIRQQGRHEDLKGKRSVTPSVGNIQKQEGVKKRIQWRLPLQGTFKINVDAAFNPLSGDAAVGVVIRDWEGILKLTAWRTISHCRDAEEAEARACLEGANMALRWPDIPMILESDCQTVVSKLHATDRDRSILWQIIDETRAVDGQLCMLETVNIRREQNNLAQELAQFAIRFRDYIALNLDGVETDARNKVKKW is encoded by the exons ATGAGAGTTCACTGGTGCTTACCGTCGGAGCGGAAGCTAGCCAAGGCTGAACCGGACTGGTTGTTGATGCTCGTGTATAACAATTCATTGGAGGTTTTGGCTAATTTATTCATGCCATTCTGGCATACTTGGAACATCCGTAATAAGGTTATTCATGAAGGCACCCCTCCTTTTATTGCTAGCTCGGTTACCTTCCTCACCCGTTACATGGATTCGCTGCTCATTATCCGGCAACAGGGAAGGCATGAGGACCTGAAAGGAAAGCGCAGTGTGACGCCCTCAGTGGGTAACATTCAGAAGCAGGAAGGGGTAAAGAAAAGGATACAGTGGAGGCTACCGCTGCAGGGTACCTTCAAGATCAATGTTGATGCTGCTTTTAATCCATTATCGGGAGATGCTGCTGTGGGAGTGGTGATTAGAGATTGGGAAGGGATTCTCAAACTGACGGCTTGGCGTACTATATCTCATTGCAGGGACGCCGAAGAAGCTGAAGCTCGTGCGTGCTTGGAGGGGGCTAATATGGCACTCAGGTGGCCAGATATCCCGATGATTCTTGAGTCAGATTGCCAAACAGTGGTTTCCAAGCTCCATGCCACGGACCGTGATCGTTCCATCCTGTGGCAAATCATCGACGAGACGCGTGCTGTGGATGGCCAGTTATGCATGCTTGAGACAGTTAACATCAGAAGGGAGCAGAATAATTTGGCGCAAGAATTGGCGCAGTTTGCTATTAGGTTTAGGGATT ATATTGCACTAAATTTGGATGGAGTAGAGACTGATGCCCGGAACAAAGTGAAGAAATGGTAG